A stretch of DNA from Lotus japonicus ecotype B-129 chromosome 4, LjGifu_v1.2:
ATTGCTGTTTAGAACAAAAAGATGAATCCACATCATAAAAACGCAGAAGATCAACACTATAGACAAGAAGCTGGtccaataaaaaaatgaagCAGAAACATGATTCAGATTTATTTGCAGTGGGAGGTACTAGGTTCTGACATGAAACTCTAGCTATCTCAGAAACTACGGTGTATATAAAAGCTGACAGGGCACCAGTCCCACTGATTTGGGACTATTTACAACTCCCCCCACAATCCACAAGGTGAACACAATGTTCTGCAGTGATCACCAGTTTGAGGCAGTCATTAAGATTTACTGACAGTCCATGAACTCAAGAGAAAAAGAATTACCTCAACATGGGCACCGTCTTTCCATATTTGTATTGCGCTGCTAGACGAACCAAGAAGCTTTCCTTTCTCATCAAACAGGCCTGTATTAGTATTCAAGTAAGAGGTCCAGATTGTCACATCTAACAATGATTAAAAGTTAATTGGCATATCTAGCTGATACTACATAAACAATGACAATTTAATAAAAGCTATCACGTGAACATCCATTCAAATTAAGGATGGTTTGTGCAAAAAAAAACTAGCTATTTGTGGTAAAGGAGAGagatttttgtttaaaaaatatgaaGGTTCTTAAATGAGAATTAGAGtattttcatcaaaaaaaaaattgataaggAGTAAAGAACTAGAGTCTAGAGTATCTCTTAAGTGAAAACCTCCCATATGAAGGGTCTGCTGTCAAACAactaattatcccaaaagcttaagctattgggtaagggccacataaatggttttatattatattctaacacctACAAGGCTGCAACTACAAtgcaaaagagaaaaccatgAGCTACCATATTAACTAGGATAAAATTCCAGACACACTAACACAAGCAGATTAGAAAAAAGGACAACAGGACCAGCACTGTTTCTTACTGCTAATGGTAATTTTCACTAGCATAAATTGCAAACGGCATGCAAAAAATGCAAGCTTATATATATGATCAATTTCGGCAGAAAAAATCATCAAAACGGAGGGAAAAGGAAGTGAATGGTAGAATTGGACCTGCACGAGCGCTGCCGGTGCCAACGTCGACACCGAGGAAGACGGAAAGAGGAGTAGAAGGCTCAGCGGAGGAGGTAGAAGAGGCCATCGCGAGCGGAACAGTGGTGCGATGGATTGACTGGCCGTGTATCGTAGCCCTTTCTCTGCCGGATAATATCAATCTCTTGTTTTGTATATCTGTTCCTACATTTATCTTTCTGCTTACGCTATCATATTTTCGAGTTTGATTGTCATCGTTCATCACACGCTTAAGACACGATTTGTTAATATATTGTATAGTGTGATAGTATAAGCAAGATAAAACAATTAATATTTTCCCGCTTTTGATCTTACACGATATAATTTATCGTATCTTTTTAATTAATCCTGATTGAGGAAAACCGATTAAGACTACCCGGGATGGGGTTGGGAGAGAGGGGAGCGACGGAACTCCGGTGAGGGGGGTGGCGAGATGACGGTCTTGACGGTGCTCTTTTGTTCGTTGTGCCTAGGAGGGGTCAATGCGGTGACTCTTCGACGCTCAAGTTAGAACGTGAGCTAAGGGACTGAGAAATGAGTTAGATTAATGTGTACCTTAAGCTCTTCATGCCTTGACTTTTATAGAGTTTGGAATTGAGCGGTTCGAGGCGGTCATGAGTGCATAGTACACCCTCGAGCTTCATGTCTTTGTCTCGGTTGTTGGTCTATAATTACTTAGTTGGTCGGTCGGGTTGATCGTCCCTAGTCTTGGTCAAGTGATGAGACAACATGATCGACCCGGGGGTGATCGGCTGGAGCGTCTCCCATAACAGTAGTCTCCTAGCTTTGGTCCACAAGAGTTGTGGAACTTGAGCTAATAGAGTTGGAGTTCTCAGTTGGAAGTAATTACTTGGTTGGTCGGTCGGGGTTTATCGATCCCATAATTGGTCGGGTGAGGAGACAGTGTGATCGACCCAAGGGGTGATCGAATAGAGCGTCTCCCATAACAAATACAATCATACGCTTGATGAAAATGACAGTGGTGGTGATGCTGATGTTGGTCATGGTATATGGTGGTGGTAGCAGTATAGGCGGTGGAGGAcgatagtggtggtggtagcaACGACTAtgatgtagtggtgatagtgATGGCAGAGGCGATTGTGATGGGTGGTGGAGTTTGTTGCAGTGGTAGTAGTGGTGGTAGTGACAATGTTGTAGGACGATCGTGACAACAATGGCAGTAGCGAATGGTGGTGGTTGGTGGCGGTAGTGTGGTGATGATGTTAGTGGCGATGATAATTGTGAGGGTGGTGAGTCAGTGGtgagggcggtggtggtggagttggTTGTGGTGGTCACAACAATGATAGTGGTGGTGGGGGCAGTTGTAGTGGTAGTGACAACAATGATTGAAGGGTGATCATGGCAGTTGAGTTGGCAATGGTTATGGCAGCAACGACTGCGGCAGTAGTGATGGCAATGGCGACAACGGTGTTGGTGACAGAGGTGGGCGGTGGTGATGATTGTGTcaatggattaaataatttcaagtaGGTTACGAATTACGATCTTATTAGACTTCATCAACCATTGATATagtgaattaaataatataattaattgttttaatGTATATGAGTGGATTTATAGATAAGTTTAAACAATATAATGTAAGCACTAAACGGTAAGTagactcataatgtattgtatctTATACTATCATGCATGATGCGATGCaccaaatattaattaatttagatctAGGACTATCGTACTAATCAAATGATAAGCAATGATAAAATGATTCCCTAAACAAACCTTTACCCAAAAAAGTGAGTTTGTTCTTCAATACAAATTTTTAAGATattctgaagaaaaaaaactcttaATTATTGCTACTAAAATTGGGTAGACGATATAGTTGAATGCTAACTAAAATAATGGAGAAAAACACAGTAAATAATGGCTAAAAAATAAGCATAAAATTGAAAGCAAAGgctgaaataaataaacaaataaatttatgaaattagTAAAGAATGGAAAAATAAACACACAACAAGTATTAAAAGTGTAAAAATGTTTCTCTATTTTGGATTTTCTCTTAGAGATTATAATATAAATGTAAGCTCAATTACCTTTGTGCTTTTGCTAAGTGTTTAAGCTTGAGATGCACACATAAAGCGTTATAAATGGAACAataaaagtcttttttttaaatgagcAATAAAAGACTTAAACAAATGAACAACTCAATTGAAATATACGCAATTAGAACTCAATAACCAGTCTTGAAACTTTCTTCACGTGCCCTTAATACAGCTCCCTTGAAAATATGGTTGTTGAAAAATTAGCACTAAAGAGGCGCGAGACAACTCTCTCTAAGGAACTCGGCAAATAGCCCCGTAACTTTCTGTTTGAGGCTTTCTACTTTTGTACAAAGTCTATGATTTACCCTAATGAGTAGCATCCTCATCCGATATAAAGTTGGATagcacaaaacccattttccatATCTTATGACTGAGCATCTTCATCTGATATAAAGTTGGATAGCACAAATGCCACTTTTCATATCTTATGATTGAGGTCACCATCAGTCTCAGACTTATACTTGGTCCAAGTAGACACTAGACGAAGTAGACGTTAGACGAAGTAGACACTAGACGGAGTAGACGTTAGACGAAGTGAAACCCGATATAACTAAGTTTGGTATTGGTGAAACctgcacccgaacccgaacaaTATATAATATTACATAACTactcttatatatttatatcacGTTAACAACTTGATTTGTTAACAATTTTGTTATATTAGAACAACAAGATACTATATTTTCTTGCAAAAAGATATACAACGGGTTTTTCACAACAAAATAATATAAGTTACGTTTTTGTTTTGCAGAAAAGTCTATGCATCAAGTTGGGTTAGGACTTAGGTTTGAGGCTACAACGGGTTTGAGTAAATCCGAAACCCGACAACTTTAGGTTGGGTATGAGAGTTCGGGTTGGATTTGAGAAAGACAAAACCCGACTTGACCCGACCCGTTGCGATCCCTGTCTACATGTTCTTCACTCATACTTTTTTAATTATAAGTTCCAAATGATAGAAAGTGAAATCTTCCCCTCAACTTCACTcattttatatatttctttataaaacctattcaaatgaattaaGAGCCACTTAAGGTCATCAACATCCTTTTCTTGCCACAAGTGTTGCTGATAAAGAACAAGTTTTAAGCAGTATTAAactatgagattaatttctatgcaccgacggtgtaaaaagctttacaccatcattcaatcacaaccttccattttgtGCATAAAAgctttacaccatcattcaatcacaaccttccatttcctatttttagatattcttaaattcaaaattaattgtaagctaacaaaatggagggatgtgattgaatgacggTGTaatacaccgtcggtgcatagaaattaatctcattaaACTATATACTTTTGAATTTACTGATACAtctaattaaaagaaaaaaattaaaagaaaaaaatatactcttTGAATTTTTTGGCACATCGAATTAAATATCATAAGATACATCTAATTGTTTGTTAGCTTGAGTTGAATTGTAGAGTGACGTTTCATTTCTGATTTCCCTCCTTAAACTTCGTCCTCTACACCAAACTCTAATACAACCACTCTTCCGCCATGTTCCGCTTCCCCTCCGTCCTTCTCTCCCGCCGTCACTGCCGCCGAAAactatccaccaccaccacctcgcAACCACTCGAGCTCCCTCTATCCCACCCTATCTACCTCATTTGGGGCTCCAACACCGGCGTCGGCAAAACCCTAGTCTCCGCCGGCATCGCCGCCTCCTCCCTCCTCTCTTCCCCCTCCCCCGTCAAATTCCACTACCTCAAGCCCCTCCAAACCGGCTTCCCTTCCGACTCCGACTCCCGCTTCGTCTTCAACAAGCTCTTCCACCTCCGCAACCGCACCACCCCCCGCATTGCTCTCTCCGCCTCTCTCCGCGTCCTCAATGCCTCCCGCGCCGCTGCGACGGAGAATGACCAGACTTCTTTTTCAGCTGACGGAGAACGTTCCGCCTCCTCGGAGCTGGTTTGCAAGACGCTGTACGCGTGGGAGGAGGCCGTGTCGCCGCATTTGGCCGCCGAGAGGGAAGGTTTCGTCGTCAAGGACTCGGTGGTGCTGGAAACGTTGCGGAGGTGCTTTCGAGACGTGGTAGAAAGTGGCGTAGGGAAGGAGAGGTCGGAAGTTATGTGTATTGTGGAGACCGCTGGTGGAGTTGCTAGCCCAGGTCCTTCTGGGTCACTTCAATGTGACTTGTATAGGTGTGAATTTCAACCTTTCTTGTCATTTTGTTCAAACACTTGCAGATTCAGCTTTGATGAAACGATTTTTAGGTCTATGTATTTAGTTAGGTGCCTCAAATTTTGTTGAGATGCTTGCCCCTTTGTTTAAATTTGATTATCTTTTGCTAACAATTCATGGACTGTTTGATATTTGCTACCCTTTGTCAGAGTGTAGCCATGAGAACTCATAGACATGTAGGCTAAGGAAGCAAACATATAATATGTGGTAGAATAGTGGTCTATATGGCATAGTTCAAATCTTATTCTTTTGTTGAATCTGTTTCTTCTGCCATTTTTGGTCAGGCCGTTTCGTATTCCTGCAATTCTTGTTGGAGATGGGCGGCTGGGAGGAATTTCGGGAACAATATCAGCGTACGAGACCTTGACGCTTCGGGGTTATGATGTTGCTGCTGTTATTTTTGAAGATCACGGCCTTCTCAATGAGGGTCCCCTATTGTCTTATATGCGAAACAAGTAGGCTTGATTACACCAGTTATTTTGTTCTCTTTCTGCTTGTGACATGAAAGAATTTTTGTAGTAAAGAAAAGTTAAGTTTAAGTGACAAGCTTTAAAATTAATGTTcgaaattgtttttattttaagcACTGGATGTTTTAATTTCAGGCATGGTGAATGGTTTCagcaatatttttattttttttctaaagtttttatttaaattcatttattttatagGTAACAAACGAGCAACACTAAAATCTTGTTGGACAGTCTGCATAACTTCATTTTGAGCTAAATGTATGATAGAAGAATTAATTTTGTCTGTTTTGCTTCTGGAAGACTGAGTTTTCTGTTTGGGAAGATTTATCctatttggcttataaaaaaacttgtAAAAATGAATTTTGCTTGAATAATGTTATACAATTACTTGTGCTAAATCaccaagaaaaaatattttttgtgttCAAAATTGCATTTGTAAAGTGTGACTAAACGTCATGCATGTCAATGTGGGTTTGAGGTTTCAACTCATAAGAATTCTTGCTAATGGGTTGCCAAGTGTTGGTTTGAAAATTTTAGGGTCGGTTTAATTTCCATTTGTATTTCCTTCCTTTAGTTTTATTCGCAACAATGTCCCATTGTTTTAATTGTTTCCTGTTTTCAAAGTCTTGTATAGGAAACAACAAGAACtgcattttatttttctcactGTTTCCTAGCCAAaactatgaaaataaaaaatgaagtgaaaACAAGGGGGCATTGTTGcaattaaaactaaaaactggAAATAGAAAGTAAACAGGCGCTTCATTTTCAGCACTGAATTGAGTTTTACAAACACACCAgtgtctctctctctttctctcgctTTCTGACACTTACATATTCATATATACATCTAGAGGTCTTTTTATCTGCATTTACATTTCAGCTAATCAACtatctttatggttttgacttTTCTTCTGTTTTGCGGTATGATTACTATGTGATTATATACTATTGTTGCCATCTTAATGCAGGGTTCCTGTTCTAGTGCTACCACCTGTTCCAAAAGATCCATCAAATGACTTAATGGAATGGTTTGATGGTTCCCATGGtgtatttaataatttaaaggAAATAATGCTATCTGCTTATTTTGAGAGAATTAAAAAATTGCATGACATGCCAAGAAAAGCAAGGGATATCATCTGGTGGCCTTTCACACAACACAAACTTGTACCTGATGGAGGGGTCACAGTAATTGATTCACGCTGTGGTGAGAACTTTGCAGTCTTCAAGGTTTGTTTCAAGAAAAATCCttatttgttcttttttttttgatttttttaggtGTTGCAATACAAATCTTAGTGAACTGCCCTATGTGTACAATGTTGAGCTTACTACATTAGTGTTTACGTTGGAATTAGATTCAGGAGTTCTATAGAATCTTCATTCATGCTTTTTCATGTGCGGACACTTAGATGACACATCACCATTTTTTTATAGGCTCAGAAGACAGAAGTCATAGCACCATTATTTGATGCATGTGCAAGTTGGTGGACTCAAGGACCTGATGCTATTTTGCAGGTCATCCTCATTTTTTGAAgcttttaattttgttattcaAACTTTTAATATTCATATTGGCTATTTGATTACCAACAAGGTGTTGGTCTAGTGGTTGGCAAGCTAGATCCCCGGGAAAGTCATTTGTTGGGAGGGACTACCACCGTTTCCCGAACAGGTTAACATctgcaaaaacaaaaaatattggtTATTTGATTGAGGGACATGTTCTGAAATATGACATTCTTCCTTTCTTAAACTGTTGGATATGCTTGTAAAAATATTCTGtctatgtttttaatttataatgcTTAACCATATCATTTAACTCATCAAATGTCCTGCTTTAATTAGGCAGTCAAATATCCAATGTAACATTTAGTGAATCTTTATACTTGGATCGATGATAACATATAAGTCGAACATGTTTGCCTGCTTATATAGACCTGGATGCCCCTTTATGATAGCATCTCTGAAGTTTTCCTTTAATGCTATCATTCGATTTAGGTAATTTCAGGCTGAGCTTGCTAGGGAGATGGGATATACTGCTGCACGATTTGGGCATGTAATGTTCCCAGAGAATGTTCATGAACCAGCCTTAAATTGTGCTGAGCTTTTGCTTCAAGGCGTGGGGAAAGGTTAGTGTGCTGTTTGAATATTCTTCCATAttcaaatcaattttgtttttgttttatctAATAGGATTTTACCAAGGTGTTCCTAAAAGTTTGTATCTAATGTATGATCTGCGTTCTGGTCTTAGGGCTATTTGATCCATGAATACAATTACGTTGGTTAAACACGTGCTTTTCAGTTTATTCCTAGTTTCCTACTGCTACTTAGGGATGTTTGCCACTGGCCAGTGTTATCCCCTGAATGATAAAATATGTTATATTGTGAACAATTTGCAGTTTTTGTTAGTTATTCATGTTAATTTCCATTTCAGCTGGGTGACCGAACTAGGGTTTATGCAGGTTGGGCTTCTCGTGCATATTTTTCAGACAATGGATCTACAGCAATTGAAATTGCTCTCAAGATGGCATTTCGTAAATTTTCTGTTGATCATGGACTCATTCAGGATTCTGATGAGGATACCATAACTGAAAGATCTCCTGAGCTAATGGTTGGTTCCTTCAGTCCATTTGTCTTTTCAGTTTGCAGTTATTTATTTTGATTAGTTTTTGAGCAATGCATGGGAGTGAAGGCTTTGGCGCTGTGCTGTTTTGTGGTGAATTTGGCTTGAGGAAAATTTCTGTGTTTTCAATAAGTCTTATCTCATTCCCTaatttgttattgggtgggaaTGTTTTCATGGCGCACCCCCTTCTTTAATTTGTTATTTGCTTTTCTTTATTTTAGgaggatttttttttggtcaaggaGGAAGGTTTTTTCACAAGAATTTTTCTAGTTTCGACACTAATTTTCACTCAAGTGGTTGGTCTTTTCATCAAGTGGTTACTTATTAGCCTGTCTTCGAACTTTGTGAACTGGTTGACAGTTGAGTGGTTAGTTATTCCTAAACTAGAATAATTTTACAAGGAATTCTTTTTTCCCTTTAAAATGAAGCCTCTGGTTTTATGCTGGCTGATAATGATCTGGAAGTATCTTTCAAATATTGTTGTGATTTGAATGGCCTCCCATGTCTTTTTACTTTAAGTGAATAATGTTGTGTATCTTTCTCAGTTGAATTCATTGATTCATGCTGTTCAAATGACAGCAACATAGACTTCACATATTCCTCCTTGCATATACTCTATATAGCAGTATAACCTTGTCTTTTAAAAAAGTAGTTTCATTCAATGAAGTACACCTCTCTTAATGCTTGTGGATTTAATTATTTCAGGTCCTCGCTCTTCAGAGATCTTATCATGGTGACACATTAGGTGCTATGGAAGCACAGGCACCATCATCTTATACAGGCTTCCTGCAGCAACCATGGTATACATGTTTCCTTCTACTGCATACTTGAGAAATATGAAATTGGGTCTTCTGAAAACATGAGAGGATTACTATTCTCATTTTTCACTGTCTTGCTAACAAAGTTACATTTGATAGATATTGACGGAAAATGCCCATGGTCAATTGGTGGTTTTGGAATTTGGTATCCAGTTAGCATGGGCATTTATAATTCTTCATGTAAAACATTATAAAAGGTGTTGCTGGATATGCCAAAAATAGACATAAGCAGTTTTGGTTTGTTACTTCTGTTTAGCATAAGTCAGCTtgtctattttattttaaaatctatTGTTCATGCTTAGTATAATTTTGTCTAAAAACCTTGTGCGAAGTTatgttgttatattttgtttgtgaattctgatattgaaagttgaaactagAGATCATCATTATTTTGGAGCATGTTTTCCTTATATTTTCTGGACATCTGTTTGTAAATGGATACTCGTGTGAAAACCTTCTGTCCGGGAATGGATTCTATTTTTCTACACCTAACTAATTCTCATGAAACCCTTCTAAGTTTCAATTCTCAATTTCATAGGTACACTGGAAGAGGTCTTTTTCTGGACCCTCCTTCTGTCTCTATGCAGAACAATGCATGGAATATTTCCTTACCTAAAGGATTTCAATTGGAGAATCTGAAACTTGAAAATCTCAGTAAGTTCAAATTTCCAACTTTATTTCGTTTCTTGGTTACTGTTTGGAATATCATCATTTTGATTTGCTGACACTCTCACAGCTTTTGCTTCTCGTGATGAAATATTTTGCAAGGGCAGGGACAAGTCTGAGCTTGCTACAGTTTATTCATCTTACATATCTAAAGTGTTATCTGGATTTAGTGGGTCGAATACTATTGGAGCATTGATTATGGAGCCAGGCAAGATATTTTATGCTGCCTTTATTTTGCATATTTTTAAGTGTCATTTTAGTTTCACTATCTCCTCTCTAATGCTgttgattttatatttttccaATGCATGCATGAAGctgaataagaaaaaaataaaagaaagaaagaatcaTTTGCTTACTTAACACTCTTCGACATGACAATGCATTAGATTCCTCTATGTCAGCAGTAACACAATTACCTGTGTGAAATGTGATTAAAATACTGCATTTGGGCCGTTCTAGGTCTTCCACATAGCAAAACTGTCGTGTTTGTTTTTCTTGGTTCCTGTAAGATTACTTGTTTCTGAAGTTGGTTCAGTGGCCTTCTAGATATTctaatttattttgatttgattGCACCTTTTCCTGAGACTGATGATCCCATCTGATTCCTGAACTGTTCTGTAGTTATACAAGGTTCTGGTGGAATGCATATGGTTGATCCACTTTTTCAGCGTGTACTTGTTAATGAGTGTCGGAGTAGGAAAGTTCCAGTTATCTTTGATGAGGTTTTTACTGGTTTTTGGCGTTTGGGAGTAGAGGTGAATCCCTTAATAACTATTCTATTTTCTCATTTTCGataaaatgtattttatattcttcaattatttgattttttttgtttatgtttCTTCTCAGACTGCAGTGGAGCTAATCCATTGTGTACCAGATATAGCCTGCTTTGGGAAACTAATGACTGGTGGGATTATACCACTGGCAGCCACCTTGGCAACAAATGATGTTTTTGATTCATTTATTGGAGACTCGAAGGTACAACTTTTTCTTGAAAGACTCTGGAGTTGGACACGGAAACTGTTGTATTTTAGATTTTGATGCTTTGATGGAATGGGTTGCTTATTATGCTGACATTATAGTTGtgtatttttgtttctttcatcAACCTATTAGACTGTTGAACAACTTCAAATAGTTGTTTATTCTTCGTCGTTGATTTTCTGATTGCTCTCATATAAGTATAACAGATATAAACTAATCATGCTTGAAAATATACTGCAATATTACTTGTGACAAATAGTGTGATTTTATTTTACCTCCGTGCAATGCACATGggtctttatttttatttatatttatattttgatttgcTGGCCTCTACTTTTTACCTTTTGGTGTTACTTGTATTTTGTGCCTATGCAAAGCAAAGTTCCTAGACAGTGTTTTGATTGCATTCTAAAGTGATGTATACTTTTGTTCTGGTTAGCTCAAAGCCCTTTTACATGGCCATTCTTACTCTGCACATGCTATGGGCTGCATGGCTGCTGTTAAATCAATCCAATGGTTTAAGGACCCTTGTTCCAACACTAACATCACTTCTGAAGGAAGATTACTTCGGGAGGTATGCTTACCGCAATCTTTTGTTTTCTCTGAACTTATTAGCTTCTTACTTCATCATATGTAAAATTCCATAAGAGAATAAATTTATCTATATTTTGCTATAATATATTTAAAGGGAATGTCATTCTATGCTATATAAATTATGGGTGACTACTGACTACACCGGCCATTTTTGTCAGTGTAATTCTTGTCATGCAATGAAGTATTTGTTGTTCACCTGTTCTTGCCATATATCTTGCATTTCTGGATGCATGTTTTTGCTTATATAGATTGCACCAATGTTTCATGCATTCCTTCTAAACACTTCACCTTACTTTTGTTTGGCCTTATAAGGTGAACATAGATGTTTTGTATACAGTATAAAATAAAGTTCTAGGAATTAATAAAAGTAAATGTCTTAGGAATTAGATGATGAATGTCTTTTGTGCAAATTATTGATTATGAATAAACTTTCATTGTGAtactaaagaaaagaaacaaCACATTTTCTGCTGTTAACGATGAAAAATATCTTCTTATCTTCCAGGAACAAATGATGCTTAATTAACGTGTTCTTGTTTTGATAAGCATTTGATATACAATGATGAGATCTGACAAAATTATCCTGGGGAGCTTTTCATGTTAAACTCTACATGGCTGCTGGCCTGCTGCAATATAGTTTACTATTGTTCACTTTACCGTAACGTtcctttatttaattttcattatgcATTTGCAGTTATGGGATGATAAAATGGTTCATCAGATTTCGTCACACCCTGTAGTTCAAAGAGTAGTTACATTAGGGACTCTTTTTGCCTTGGAATTAAAAGCAGAAGGCGATAATGCTGGGTATATCGTTCTCTCTTTCCCCTACTTTTCAATAATCTTCTGCACCTCATTCTAGAATTCCTGTTAGATTGCATAATTTGAGGAATGTTAGTAACATACTATTTTTAACACATTTTGTGATATGTTTTTATTGTTGATTCATTATCtaagaaaaaaattgatcacTTTGTGATGTTGAATCCCAAAAGAAAATAGCCATAAGAGGTAAAAGGAAGCTCTTGATTACAAGATGATTCTCTGGATTTTAGTTACTTGTAGATTGACCGTATCTCTTGGATACTAATATGCAGACATGCCAGAATATTCATAACGAGGGCTATGAACTAAAATAATAGTGTTTTTTTGGATAATTTGTCATGCATGCTTATTTatctttagttttttattttcaaacccTGAACTTTATGTTTTCATTTGTAAAATGTGTAAATAAACCTTTAATTTCGATCATTTTGTTGATGTACCTCTTTGGTACGTGGGGGGAAACCCTGTGGGTAAGGGGTATTAAAGTTGAATAAGTTGTGCATTTTACCCTTTACAAGgttttcttctaacttaagtTTTGCTCAGGTATGGATCATTGTTTGCAAGACCAATTCTTCAGAAACTTCGGGAAGATGGTGTATACATGAGGCCTCTTGGTAACGTTATTTATCTCTTGAGTGGACCCTGTACATCTCCAGAAACTTGCAATGAACTACTCGTTAAACTCTATTACAGGCTTAAAGAGTTTAGTGGATGAGGAGTGTAATCTTTTATTAATTGAGAATCCTGTAGATTACCAAGTGGGACTAGTGTAATCTTTCAGCTACTGATTGAAGcttagtttttattttctagGGTTGAGGAGAGTGAAAATCTAAGCTCGAGTTTAGTTTAATCATTGTTTTAATTTTCAGTTGATATTTTTCTGTAGATCATCATAAATGTgctgttttattttta
This window harbors:
- the LOC130710295 gene encoding bifunctional dethiobiotin synthetase/7,8-diamino-pelargonic acid aminotransferase, mitochondrial — encoded protein: MFRFPSVLLSRRHCRRKLSTTTTSQPLELPLSHPIYLIWGSNTGVGKTLVSAGIAASSLLSSPSPVKFHYLKPLQTGFPSDSDSRFVFNKLFHLRNRTTPRIALSASLRVLNASRAAATENDQTSFSADGERSASSELVCKTLYAWEEAVSPHLAAEREGFVVKDSVVLETLRRCFRDVVESGVGKERSEVMCIVETAGGVASPGPSGSLQCDLYRPFRIPAILVGDGRLGGISGTISAYETLTLRGYDVAAVIFEDHGLLNEGPLLSYMRNKVPVLVLPPVPKDPSNDLMEWFDGSHGVFNNLKEIMLSAYFERIKKLHDMPRKARDIIWWPFTQHKLVPDGGVTVIDSRCGENFAVFKAQKTEVIAPLFDACASWWTQGPDAILQAELAREMGYTAARFGHVMFPENVHEPALNCAELLLQGVGKGWASRAYFSDNGSTAIEIALKMAFRKFSVDHGLIQDSDEDTITERSPELMVLALQRSYHGDTLGAMEAQAPSSYTGFLQQPWYTGRGLFLDPPSVSMQNNAWNISLPKGFQLENLKLENLTFASRDEIFCKGRDKSELATVYSSYISKVLSGFSGSNTIGALIMEPVIQGSGGMHMVDPLFQRVLVNECRSRKVPVIFDEVFTGFWRLGVETAVELIHCVPDIACFGKLMTGGIIPLAATLATNDVFDSFIGDSKLKALLHGHSYSAHAMGCMAAVKSIQWFKDPCSNTNITSEGRLLRELWDDKMVHQISSHPVVQRVVTLGTLFALELKAEGDNAGYGSLFARPILQKLREDGVYMRPLGNVIYLLSGPCTSPETCNELLVKLYYRLKEFSG